In Rheinheimera sp. MM224, one DNA window encodes the following:
- the recR gene encoding recombination mediator RecR — protein sequence MSKFSPLLQQLIDALRILPGVGPKSAQRIALQLLERNRSGAVQLSKALAVAMDKVGHCQQCRTFCETDLCAICSDPRRSDSQSLCIVASSSDQFAIEQTGQFKGRYFVLQGQLSPLDGIGPSELGLDLLQKQLGTGSVQEVILATNPTVEGDATAYYIAEQCKKYQVNVSRIAHGVPVGGDLEYVDGTTLSHAFSGRKPI from the coding sequence ATGAGCAAATTTAGCCCATTGTTGCAGCAACTGATCGACGCATTGCGTATATTGCCAGGCGTTGGTCCTAAGTCGGCACAACGTATTGCCCTGCAGTTGCTGGAACGCAACCGCTCTGGGGCTGTGCAGTTGTCGAAGGCTTTGGCTGTGGCGATGGATAAAGTAGGGCATTGCCAGCAGTGCCGTACTTTTTGCGAAACTGATTTATGTGCTATTTGCTCAGACCCAAGACGCAGCGACAGTCAAAGCCTTTGTATTGTTGCTTCGTCTTCTGATCAGTTTGCCATAGAGCAAACAGGCCAGTTTAAAGGTCGTTATTTTGTCTTGCAGGGCCAGTTGTCGCCACTTGATGGCATAGGTCCCTCTGAATTGGGTCTGGATTTACTGCAAAAGCAGCTGGGTACAGGTTCAGTGCAGGAAGTGATATTAGCAACCAATCCGACTGTAGAAGGCGATGCCACTGCTTATTACATTGCCGAGCAGTGTAAAAAGTATCAGGTTAATGTCTCCCGTATCGCCCACGGTGTGCCTGTGGGGGGGGATTTAGAGTATGTGGACGGGACAACCTTGTCGCACGCCTTTAGTGGCCGCAAACCCATCTGA
- a CDS encoding YbaB/EbfC family nucleoid-associated protein, whose translation MFKGGGGGLGNIMKQAQAMQDKMQKAQQELANLEVTGESGAGLVKVTMTGNHNVRRVSIDDSLMQDDKEMVEDLVAAAINDAVRRVEENNKAKMASVTGGMQLPPGFKMPF comes from the coding sequence ATGTTCAAAGGTGGTGGTGGCGGTTTAGGCAATATCATGAAGCAGGCGCAAGCCATGCAGGATAAAATGCAAAAGGCCCAGCAGGAATTGGCTAATCTGGAAGTCACAGGCGAGTCGGGTGCAGGTTTGGTGAAAGTCACCATGACAGGCAACCACAATGTACGCCGTGTCAGCATCGACGACAGTCTGATGCAGGATGACAAAGAAATGGTTGAAGACTTAGTTGCTGCAGCTATCAACGATGCGGTACGCCGTGTTGAAGAAAATAACAAAGCTAAAATGGCTTCTGTGACCGGTGGTATGCAATTACCTCCTGGTTTTAAGATGCCGTTTTAA
- the dnaX gene encoding DNA polymerase III subunit gamma/tau: MDTGRMSYQVLARKWRPQHFGQLVGQDHVKTALTNALNHNRLHHAYLFTGTRGVGKTTIARIFAKSLNCETGVTSTPCGVCSACVEIDQGFFVDLLEIDAASRTKVEDTRDLLDNVQYAPSRGRYKVYLIDEVHMLSRHSFNALLKTLEEPPPHVKFLLATTDPQKLPVTVLSRCLQFSLKALSPEQIKQHLSYVLAQEGIPAAEDALALLARAAKGSLRDSLSLTDQAIAQSNSNITVPLVRDMLGYLEQQWAELLLAAVINRDLAALKQHLDQLVQQHSHFAHVLDDMLALLHLAALSQFNWQAADLVTDHSAFVQQLAEQQSPEQLQLFYQLLISGKKELAFAPEPRIGLEMALLRAVAFVPGAADTSPAMRASTPVSHAAELKAKFNLPETAAPAKEPELVPQMAESLPSEPEVAVEIPPEQHVATEAVAAVAQTSAPAGIAASILARRGIKADNVSADRAVETQSEKKSEPVAAVAKAAEPAAIQRAQAAPAAVQQPVLQQQPVLQQQAQPLVSQQAQPLVSQQANEPQRSPAVIQHSPVIPAAAPELPELPELPELPELPELPEQSEPAMSPYPDESDPSDIPTEDADFAADWAWQEFQQQHQSEPVPEPQSVAAAPEAKAQYRFDGVITAENFSVRLAAQVDEWAALVDSLNLGGLLRLYLLHSCISWAGDTVQLLVCQSQQHLDKEKFRAEIVKELSQAFHKAVQLDIQYQPWVETCPVAIQQRIEQERLVYVEQLLQQDPWVVQLQKEFGAEIVADSIIVN, from the coding sequence GTGGACACAGGTCGCATGAGTTATCAGGTACTGGCGAGAAAATGGCGACCGCAACATTTTGGTCAACTGGTCGGCCAGGATCATGTGAAAACAGCGCTGACCAATGCGCTGAATCACAACAGATTACATCATGCCTATTTGTTTACCGGCACCCGTGGTGTCGGTAAAACCACCATAGCCCGTATTTTTGCCAAAAGTTTAAACTGCGAAACAGGTGTGACCTCCACACCTTGTGGAGTCTGCAGCGCTTGCGTTGAAATTGATCAAGGCTTTTTTGTTGATTTGTTAGAAATTGACGCTGCCTCCCGCACTAAAGTAGAAGACACCCGAGATTTACTCGATAACGTGCAATACGCGCCAAGCCGCGGCCGTTATAAAGTCTACTTAATAGACGAAGTGCATATGCTGTCGCGCCACAGCTTTAATGCACTTTTGAAAACTCTGGAAGAACCGCCGCCACATGTGAAGTTTCTGCTGGCGACTACTGACCCACAAAAGCTGCCTGTCACAGTGTTATCCCGTTGTTTGCAGTTCAGCTTAAAGGCGTTAAGCCCGGAACAAATTAAACAGCACTTATCTTATGTATTGGCGCAGGAAGGTATTCCGGCCGCCGAAGATGCTTTAGCTTTGTTAGCCCGCGCTGCCAAAGGCAGTTTACGCGATTCGTTAAGCCTGACTGACCAAGCCATTGCCCAAAGTAATTCCAATATCACAGTGCCTCTGGTGCGTGATATGCTGGGGTATCTGGAGCAGCAGTGGGCTGAGCTTTTATTAGCGGCTGTAATTAACCGCGATTTAGCTGCGCTGAAACAGCATCTGGATCAATTAGTGCAGCAACACAGTCATTTTGCCCATGTGCTGGATGATATGCTGGCCTTACTGCATTTAGCGGCTTTAAGTCAGTTTAACTGGCAGGCGGCTGATTTAGTCACAGATCACAGTGCTTTTGTGCAGCAATTAGCAGAGCAGCAAAGCCCTGAGCAGTTACAGCTGTTTTATCAGTTACTGATTTCCGGTAAAAAAGAATTAGCCTTTGCACCAGAGCCACGTATTGGTCTGGAAATGGCGTTATTACGTGCTGTGGCTTTTGTGCCAGGTGCTGCTGACACTTCTCCTGCGATGCGCGCTTCAACTCCTGTCTCGCATGCGGCTGAACTCAAAGCTAAGTTTAATTTGCCTGAAACGGCAGCTCCAGCTAAAGAGCCTGAGCTTGTGCCTCAAATGGCAGAGTCATTGCCATCAGAGCCTGAAGTCGCAGTCGAAATCCCCCCAGAGCAGCATGTTGCAACAGAAGCTGTGGCTGCTGTTGCACAGACATCAGCTCCCGCTGGTATAGCCGCTTCTATTCTGGCGCGCCGCGGTATTAAAGCGGATAACGTGAGCGCTGATAGGGCAGTGGAGACTCAGAGCGAAAAAAAGTCTGAACCAGTTGCTGCTGTAGCCAAGGCTGCAGAGCCTGCTGCTATACAAAGAGCACAAGCTGCTCCAGCTGCAGTTCAGCAGCCCGTATTACAACAGCAGCCTGTGTTACAGCAGCAAGCGCAGCCACTGGTATCGCAGCAAGCGCAGCCACTGGTATCGCAGCAAGCCAATGAGCCTCAGCGCTCTCCTGCTGTTATTCAGCACAGTCCGGTTATACCTGCTGCCGCGCCAGAACTGCCAGAACTGCCAGAACTGCCAGAACTGCCAGAACTGCCAGAACTGCCAGAACAGTCAGAACCGGCAATGTCCCCTTATCCGGATGAATCTGATCCTTCAGATATACCAACAGAGGATGCCGATTTTGCGGCCGACTGGGCCTGGCAGGAATTTCAGCAGCAACATCAATCTGAACCTGTGCCAGAACCACAATCAGTTGCAGCGGCGCCAGAAGCGAAAGCACAGTATCGTTTTGATGGTGTGATTACCGCCGAGAACTTCTCAGTGCGCCTTGCCGCTCAGGTCGATGAGTGGGCTGCTTTAGTCGATAGCCTGAATTTAGGTGGATTATTGCGTTTGTATCTGCTGCACAGTTGCATTAGTTGGGCAGGAGACACTGTGCAGTTGCTGGTCTGTCAAAGCCAGCAGCATCTGGACAAAGAAAAATTCCGTGCTGAAATTGTCAAAGAGCTGAGTCAGGCCTTTCATAAAGCGGTTCAGCTGGATATTCAGTATCAGCCTTGGGTAGAGACTTGCCCTGTGGCTATTCAGCAGCGTATTGAGCAGGAACGTCTGGTTTATGTAGAGCAGTTGCTGCAGCAGGATCCATGGGTGGTTCAACTGCAAAAAGAGTTTGGGGCGGAAATAGTCGCCGATAGTATTATCGTCAACTAA
- the apt gene encoding adenine phosphoribosyltransferase: MTTESLSALLSQVIKAVPDYPKPGILFRDVTSLMLDADAFAKVIDAFKQQYQGKGFTKIVGTESRGFIFGAPLAYAMGLPFVPVRKPGKLPRERIAQSYQLEYGEDTLEIHKDAIVAGDKVLLVDDLLATGGTIAATTSLVERLGGKATDAAFVVNLPDLGGQARLEKLGLNLYSLVEFAGD; the protein is encoded by the coding sequence ATGACTACAGAATCTCTTTCCGCTTTATTAAGTCAGGTGATCAAAGCTGTGCCTGACTATCCAAAGCCAGGTATTTTATTTCGTGACGTCACCAGTCTGATGCTGGATGCCGATGCGTTTGCGAAGGTGATTGATGCCTTCAAACAGCAGTATCAGGGCAAAGGTTTTACTAAGATTGTTGGTACTGAATCCCGCGGTTTTATTTTTGGTGCACCTTTAGCTTATGCGATGGGATTACCTTTTGTGCCAGTGCGTAAACCGGGAAAATTGCCACGTGAACGTATTGCCCAGTCTTATCAGCTGGAATACGGTGAAGACACGCTGGAAATTCATAAAGACGCTATAGTGGCCGGAGATAAGGTGCTGTTAGTGGATGACTTATTGGCTACAGGTGGTACTATTGCTGCTACAACCAGTTTAGTAGAGCGCTTAGGTGGCAAAGCGACAGACGCCGCTTTTGTAGTAAATCTGCCGGACTTAGGCGGACAAGCGCGTTTAGAAAAGCTTGGGTTAAACCTTTACAGTCTGGTTGAATTTGCAGGCGATTAA
- a CDS encoding DUF2063 domain-containing protein: protein MKFQQVQHQFVAYLRSPQQNEKPADVDQERLDVYRELLFNNVSGFVSSAFPVLKSLYTEQVWEQRLQLFFAGYRCESPFFLSIAMSFLDFLQDHYEAQADDPVFMLELAHYEWLELELATRKGEAGLAVMDLKQQALQLSELASVQAYQYPVHKICVEFQPTEAEASFLLIHRNSDDEVKFIALNQLTTLLLQVLAQQPGLTLTELVEQLSPYVPQLDPTQLLSGAEQILLNFAEKGIVHAFQAG from the coding sequence ATGAAATTTCAACAGGTTCAACATCAGTTCGTTGCTTATTTACGCTCTCCACAACAAAACGAGAAGCCTGCAGATGTCGATCAGGAGCGCCTGGATGTGTATCGGGAGTTATTGTTTAACAATGTTTCGGGTTTTGTCAGCAGTGCTTTTCCTGTGTTGAAATCTTTGTACACAGAGCAGGTATGGGAGCAGCGTTTACAGCTGTTTTTCGCCGGCTATCGCTGTGAGAGTCCATTCTTTTTATCCATTGCCATGAGTTTTTTAGATTTTTTGCAGGACCACTACGAGGCTCAGGCCGATGACCCTGTTTTTATGTTGGAATTGGCACATTACGAGTGGCTGGAGCTGGAATTGGCAACTCGTAAGGGGGAAGCAGGCCTTGCAGTGATGGATCTAAAACAGCAGGCACTGCAGTTGTCTGAGCTTGCATCAGTTCAGGCCTATCAGTATCCAGTGCATAAAATTTGTGTTGAGTTTCAGCCCACAGAAGCCGAAGCCAGTTTTTTACTGATCCATCGCAATTCTGATGACGAAGTAAAATTTATCGCGTTAAATCAACTGACGACTTTGTTGTTGCAGGTATTGGCACAACAGCCAGGTTTGACCCTGACTGAACTGGTGGAGCAGTTATCGCCTTACGTGCCACAACTGGATCCTACTCAGTTATTGTCAGGTGCAGAGCAAATACTGCTAAATTTTGCAGAGAAAGGCATAGTGCATGCTTTTCAAGCTGGCTAA
- a CDS encoding DUF692 domain-containing protein, which yields MSDFGLAASHVGLGLRREMLSAVLEQQQASIDFFEVAPENWLPYGGTYQKKFRQLTERYPFICHGLSLSLGSPDPLDLDFVRQIKAFLKEHQIKLYSEHLSYCSAAGHLYDLLPIPFTEEAAVYVADRIRMVQDILEQPLVVENVSYYAAPGQELTELEFTNAVLELADCKLLLDVNNIYVNSVNHSYDALAFLKGLPTQRIAYGHVAGHYRQHDSLLIDTHGADVSDPVWALLSEAYQHHGLFPTLLERDFNIPDMQQLQLELAHIRRLQPNDPMKLRA from the coding sequence ATGTCTGATTTTGGTTTAGCTGCTTCTCACGTGGGCTTAGGCCTGAGACGAGAAATGTTGAGTGCTGTATTAGAGCAGCAACAAGCAAGTATCGATTTTTTTGAAGTGGCGCCAGAAAACTGGTTACCTTATGGCGGTACCTACCAGAAAAAATTTCGCCAGCTCACTGAACGTTATCCTTTTATCTGTCATGGTTTGTCTTTGTCTTTAGGTAGCCCTGATCCATTAGATCTGGATTTTGTTCGTCAAATCAAAGCCTTTTTAAAAGAGCATCAGATTAAGCTCTACAGTGAGCACTTAAGCTATTGTTCTGCAGCAGGGCATCTGTACGATTTATTACCTATTCCTTTCACCGAAGAAGCCGCTGTTTATGTGGCTGACCGTATACGTATGGTGCAGGATATTCTTGAGCAGCCGTTGGTCGTCGAAAACGTCTCTTATTATGCAGCGCCTGGCCAGGAATTAACGGAGCTTGAATTTACCAATGCGGTGTTAGAGTTGGCCGACTGTAAGCTGCTGTTAGATGTGAATAACATTTACGTTAATTCTGTCAATCACAGCTATGATGCTCTGGCGTTCTTAAAAGGACTGCCAACACAACGTATTGCCTATGGTCATGTCGCTGGGCATTACCGCCAACATGACAGCTTATTGATTGATACCCACGGTGCTGATGTGTCTGATCCGGTCTGGGCTTTATTATCTGAAGCTTATCAGCATCATGGTCTGTTTCCGACTTTGCTGGAACGGGATTTTAATATTCCGGATATGCAGCAACTGCAACTAGAGCTGGCGCATATTCGTCGCCTGCAGCCGAATGATCCTATGAAGTTAAGGGCCTGA
- a CDS encoding class I SAM-dependent methyltransferase codes for MHHWDQYWQTTHSLNSFVDHHSTGYKDEVEQFWLSCFSRYYSAGKILDIATGNGSLAVAAQSYLNEHSVQGEVYATDAADINPVRHFSSQPELVALLQKINFYPKAQTEQLPFVADYFTLAVSQFGFEYAQVMPAFQQVFRVLKPGGHFQAMVHHANSFISKDTDNSLKLLDMVLVQLTLTQDACSVLEYAEQKIKQAVMLKTDVHFSALNQQLIAKVQQFYQHCINSNNEAWFNAFAADFIPLLTNLQPGALLKMTALEQSLVSYKLRLTEQKDCCWSESQVLQLKAQLSALEWQQVQIEPFYTSEGLYGWALNMTKVD; via the coding sequence ATGCACCATTGGGATCAGTATTGGCAAACCACACATAGTCTGAATAGTTTTGTTGATCACCACAGCACGGGTTACAAAGATGAGGTTGAACAGTTTTGGCTGTCCTGTTTTAGCCGGTATTATTCAGCGGGTAAAATTCTTGATATTGCAACTGGCAATGGTTCTTTAGCCGTTGCAGCCCAGAGTTATCTGAATGAACATAGTGTACAAGGTGAAGTTTACGCGACGGATGCGGCAGATATAAATCCGGTCAGGCATTTTTCATCTCAGCCTGAATTGGTTGCTCTTCTTCAAAAAATTAATTTTTATCCAAAAGCACAAACGGAACAACTGCCTTTTGTAGCCGATTATTTTACTTTAGCAGTCAGCCAATTCGGTTTTGAGTATGCTCAGGTTATGCCTGCATTTCAGCAAGTTTTTCGGGTACTCAAACCTGGCGGGCATTTTCAGGCCATGGTACATCATGCAAACTCTTTTATATCTAAAGATACAGACAACAGCCTTAAGTTGTTGGATATGGTGTTAGTGCAGCTGACTTTAACTCAGGACGCTTGTTCAGTACTTGAGTATGCTGAGCAAAAAATAAAACAAGCAGTGATGCTAAAAACAGATGTGCATTTTTCTGCTTTGAATCAGCAGTTGATTGCAAAAGTGCAGCAGTTCTATCAACACTGTATAAACAGCAACAATGAAGCCTGGTTTAACGCTTTTGCTGCCGACTTTATTCCATTACTCACTAACTTACAGCCAGGTGCGTTGTTAAAAATGACAGCTTTGGAGCAATCATTAGTGAGTTACAAGCTTAGATTAACTGAGCAGAAAGACTGCTGTTGGTCTGAATCTCAAGTACTGCAACTTAAAGCTCAGTTGTCGGCATTAGAATGGCAGCAGGTTCAGATCGAGCCCTTTTATACGTCAGAAGGCTTGTATGGCTGGGCTTTGAATATGACTAAAGTGGATTAG